One window of the Odocoileus virginianus isolate 20LAN1187 ecotype Illinois unplaced genomic scaffold, Ovbor_1.2 Unplaced_Contig_59, whole genome shotgun sequence genome contains the following:
- the LOC139034228 gene encoding olfactory receptor 9K2-like → MGDRETSNHSEVTDFILVGFRVRPELHILLFLLFLLVYAMILLGNIGMMVIIMTDPRLNTPMYIFLGNLSFADLFYSSVIAPKAMINFWSESKSISYAGCVTQLFLFVLFIVTEAFLLAVMAYDRFIAICNPLLYTVQMSTRVCVQLVAGSYFCGCISSVLVTSMTFTLSFCASRAIDHFYCDDRPLQRISCSDLYIHKMVSFFLCSIIILPTIIVITVSYIYIVSTVLKIRSTEGRKKVFSTCSSHLGVVSVLYGAIIFMYVIPDRFPELSKVASLCYTLVTPMLNPLIYSLRNKDVKEALRKMLGKKTIFI, encoded by the coding sequence ATGGGTGACAGGGAAACAAGCAACCACTCAGAAGTCACTGACTTCATTCTTGTCGGCTTCAGGGTCCGCCCAGAGCTCCACATTCTCCTCTTCCTGCTTTTTCTGCTTGTCTATGCCATGATACTTCTAGGAAATATTGGCATGATGGTCATTATTATGACTGATCCTAGGCTGAACACACCAATGTATATCTTCTTAGGCAACCTGTCCTTCGCTGATCTCTTCTATTCTTCTGTTATTGCACCCAAGGCTATGATCAACTTCTGGTCTGAGAGCAAGTCCATCTCCTATGCAGGCTGTGTGACCCAGCTCTTTCTCTTTGTCCTCTTCATTGTGACTGAggcatttctcctggcagtcatGGCTTATGACCGCTTCATTGCCATCTGCAACCCACTTCTCTACACTGTCCAGATGTCAACACGTGTCTGTGTTCAGTTGGTGGCTGGTTCCTATTTTTGTGGCTGTATCAGCTCAGTTCTTGTGACCAGCATGACATTTACTTTATCCTTTTGTGCTTCTCGGGCCATTGACCACTTTTACTGTGATGACCGTCCACTTCAGAGGATTTCTTGTTCTGATCTCTACATTCATAAGATGGTATCTTTTTTCTTATGCAGCATTATCATTTTGCCTACCATAATTGTCATTACTGtgtcttatatatatattgtatccACAGTTCTAAAAATACGCTCCACTGAGGGGCGAAAGAAAGTCTTCTCCACTTGCAGCTCCCACCTGGGAGTTGTGAGTGTCCTGTATGGTGCCATCATTTTTATGTATGTCATCCCTGACAGATTTCCTGAGCTGAGTAAAGTGGCCTCCTTGTGTTACACCCTAGTCACTCCCATGTTGAATCCTTTGATTTACTCTCTGAGAAACAAAGATGTCAAAGAAGCTCTGAGGAAGATGCTGGgcaaaaaaactatttttatttaa